One window from the genome of Vibrio vulnificus NBRC 15645 = ATCC 27562 encodes:
- the ilvG gene encoding acetolactate synthase 2 catalytic subunit, translated as MTGAELVVAALKQQGIKTVFGYPGGAIMPIYDALYDGGVEHILCRHEQGAAMAAIGMARATQDVAVCMATSGPGATNLVTGLADAFLDSVPLVAITGQVASSHIGTDAFQEMDVIGMSLSCTKHSYLVTDINELAPTLAEAFEVAKTGRPGPVIVDIAKDVQLAKAPVELLPPFTPPALPQVSQVDVARAQTLLDQSTRPVLYVGGGVQLAKATHTVREFLRLNPMPAVSTLKGLGTIERHDPHYLGMLGMHGTKAANLVVQEADLLLVVGARFDDRVTGKLETFAPHAKVIHIDIDAAEINKLRHANAPLRGDINVILPQLELTRDISPWVHHCESLRSGFKWRYDPPGELIYAPGLLKQLSDLMPDNTIVSTDVGQHQMWAAQHIQPREPQNFITSAGLGTMGFGLPAAMGAAVARPDAQSVLISGDGSIMMNIQELGTLKRRQIPVKIVLLNNQRLGMVRQWQSLFFDGRHSETILDDNPDFVMLAKAFDIPGKTITKKEEVEPALKEMLASKTSYLLHVLIDEEENVWPLVPPGASNSDMLENT; from the coding sequence ATGACAGGAGCAGAGTTAGTCGTTGCCGCATTAAAACAGCAAGGCATCAAAACCGTGTTTGGTTACCCAGGTGGTGCCATCATGCCAATCTACGATGCCTTGTATGACGGTGGTGTTGAACACATTTTGTGCCGTCATGAACAAGGGGCTGCGATGGCAGCGATTGGGATGGCGCGAGCCACACAGGATGTCGCGGTGTGTATGGCCACATCGGGCCCCGGAGCCACCAACCTTGTCACTGGTTTAGCCGATGCTTTTCTTGATTCAGTGCCGTTAGTTGCTATCACCGGTCAGGTCGCCAGTTCTCATATCGGCACCGATGCGTTCCAAGAAATGGATGTGATTGGTATGTCGCTATCGTGTACTAAGCACAGTTACCTAGTGACCGACATCAACGAGCTGGCTCCAACCTTGGCGGAAGCCTTTGAAGTAGCCAAAACCGGACGACCGGGCCCAGTGATTGTCGATATCGCCAAAGACGTCCAGCTAGCAAAAGCGCCTGTTGAACTGCTTCCTCCTTTTACGCCTCCAGCATTACCCCAAGTCAGCCAAGTTGATGTGGCTCGAGCCCAAACGCTTCTCGATCAATCCACCCGTCCAGTATTATACGTCGGTGGTGGTGTGCAACTGGCTAAAGCGACCCACACGGTACGCGAATTTTTGCGCCTCAACCCGATGCCTGCCGTCAGCACCTTAAAAGGGTTAGGTACCATCGAGCGTCACGATCCTCACTATTTGGGCATGCTAGGCATGCATGGCACCAAAGCGGCCAACCTCGTGGTGCAAGAAGCGGATCTTTTGCTGGTGGTGGGAGCACGTTTTGATGACCGTGTGACGGGCAAATTAGAAACCTTCGCCCCTCACGCGAAAGTGATCCACATTGATATCGACGCGGCAGAAATCAATAAACTGCGTCACGCGAATGCGCCTTTACGTGGCGATATCAATGTCATCCTGCCTCAGTTAGAACTGACTCGTGATATTTCCCCTTGGGTTCACCATTGTGAAAGCTTACGCAGCGGTTTTAAGTGGCGTTACGACCCCCCGGGAGAGCTCATCTACGCGCCGGGGCTGCTAAAGCAACTTTCCGATCTCATGCCAGACAACACCATCGTCTCCACCGACGTAGGCCAGCATCAGATGTGGGCAGCGCAGCACATTCAGCCACGCGAACCACAAAACTTCATCACCTCTGCTGGCCTTGGCACCATGGGTTTTGGCTTGCCAGCGGCGATGGGCGCCGCGGTGGCAAGACCGGATGCACAGTCGGTGCTGATCTCAGGTGATGGCTCAATCATGATGAACATCCAAGAGTTAGGCACGCTGAAGCGCCGCCAAATCCCAGTCAAAATCGTATTGCTGAACAACCAACGTCTTGGCATGGTGCGTCAGTGGCAATCGCTGTTCTTCGATGGTCGTCACAGTGAAACCATCCTTGATGACAACCCTGATTTCGTCATGCTGGCGAAAGCCTTCGACATTCCGGGCAAAACCATTACCAAGAAAGAAGAAGTGGAACCGGCACTCAAAGAGATGCTCGCAAGCAAAACGTCTTACTTGCTGCATGTGCTGATTGATGAAGAAGAAAATGTGTGGCCGCTGGTACCGCCAGGTGCGTCAAACAGTGATATGTTGGAAAACACCTAG
- the ilvD gene encoding dihydroxy-acid dehydratase, whose protein sequence is MPKYRSATTTHGRNMAGARALWRATGVKDEDFGKPIIAVVNSFTQFVPGHVHLKDLGQLVAREIEAAGGIAKEFNTIAVDDGIAMGHGGMLYSLPSRELIADSVEYMVNAHCADAMVCISNCDKITPGMLMASMRLNIPVIFVSGGPMEAGKTKLSDQIIKLDLVDAMIQGADPKVSDEQSEQIERSACPTCGSCSGMFTANSMNCLTEALGLSQPGNGSLLATHADRKQLFISAGQRIVELTKRYYEQDDESALPRNIATKAAFENAMALDIAMGGSTNTVLHLLAAAQEGEVDFDMTDIDRMSRMVPHLCKVAPSTQKYHMEDVHRAGGVVGILGELNRAGLLHNQSKTVLGLTWEEQLAQYDIMLTDSEEVKRFYRAGPAGIRTTQAFSQDCRWDTLDDDRAQGCIRTKENAFSQDGGLAVLKGNIALDGCIVKTAGVDESILKFTGPAVVFESQEDAVEGILGGKVKAGDVVVIRYEGPKGGPGMQEMLYPTTYLKSMGLGKACALLTDGRFSGGTSGLSIGHASPEAANGGAIGLVKQGDLIAIDIPNRTISLQVSEQEMAERRAEQDALGWKPVSRQREVSFALKAYASMATSADKGAVRDKSKLEG, encoded by the coding sequence ATGCCTAAATACAGATCAGCCACCACCACTCATGGTCGCAACATGGCCGGTGCACGCGCACTATGGCGTGCCACAGGCGTAAAAGATGAAGACTTCGGCAAACCAATTATTGCCGTGGTCAACTCCTTTACTCAGTTCGTACCAGGCCACGTACACCTAAAAGACCTTGGCCAATTGGTGGCAAGAGAAATTGAAGCGGCTGGCGGCATTGCCAAAGAATTCAACACCATCGCGGTAGATGATGGTATCGCCATGGGTCACGGAGGCATGCTTTATTCACTGCCTTCTCGTGAATTGATTGCTGACTCGGTGGAATACATGGTCAACGCGCACTGTGCCGATGCCATGGTATGTATCTCCAACTGTGACAAAATCACCCCGGGAATGCTGATGGCGTCAATGCGCCTTAATATCCCGGTGATCTTTGTCTCGGGCGGGCCAATGGAAGCGGGTAAAACCAAGCTTTCAGATCAGATCATCAAGCTGGATCTGGTCGATGCCATGATCCAAGGCGCGGATCCTAAAGTCTCCGATGAGCAGAGCGAACAGATCGAGCGCAGCGCTTGCCCTACCTGTGGTTCCTGCTCGGGCATGTTCACCGCCAACTCGATGAACTGCCTCACCGAAGCGCTTGGCCTTTCTCAGCCAGGTAACGGCTCCTTGCTCGCAACGCATGCCGATCGCAAACAACTGTTTATCAGTGCAGGCCAACGCATTGTCGAACTGACCAAGCGTTACTATGAGCAAGATGATGAAAGCGCACTGCCACGCAACATTGCAACCAAAGCAGCATTTGAAAACGCCATGGCGCTAGACATCGCCATGGGCGGTTCAACCAACACCGTTTTACACCTATTGGCTGCGGCGCAAGAAGGTGAGGTGGATTTTGACATGACAGACATTGATCGCATGTCACGCATGGTGCCTCACCTATGTAAAGTGGCGCCATCAACCCAGAAATACCACATGGAAGATGTGCATCGCGCGGGTGGCGTAGTGGGTATTTTGGGTGAACTAAACCGAGCGGGCCTGCTGCACAATCAATCGAAAACCGTGCTTGGCCTCACTTGGGAAGAGCAGCTTGCCCAATACGACATCATGCTGACCGATTCGGAAGAAGTGAAACGCTTCTACCGCGCAGGCCCTGCGGGTATTCGTACCACTCAAGCATTCTCGCAAGATTGCCGCTGGGACACCTTAGACGACGATCGCGCCCAAGGCTGTATTCGCACCAAAGAAAACGCCTTTAGCCAAGATGGCGGCCTCGCTGTCCTCAAAGGCAACATTGCGCTGGATGGCTGTATCGTTAAGACGGCGGGTGTGGATGAAAGCATTCTTAAATTCACGGGCCCTGCAGTGGTCTTTGAAAGCCAAGAAGACGCGGTGGAAGGTATCTTGGGTGGTAAAGTCAAAGCAGGCGATGTGGTGGTGATTCGCTACGAAGGTCCGAAAGGCGGCCCAGGCATGCAAGAGATGCTCTACCCTACCACTTATTTGAAATCGATGGGCCTTGGCAAAGCGTGTGCGCTACTGACTGACGGACGTTTCTCTGGCGGCACATCGGGTCTTTCTATCGGCCACGCCTCACCTGAAGCGGCCAACGGTGGCGCGATCGGTTTGGTCAAACAGGGCGACTTGATTGCCATCGACATTCCAAACCGCACGATTTCTCTGCAAGTTTCCGAGCAAGAAATGGCAGAGCGCCGAGCAGAACAAGACGCACTTGGCTGGAAACCCGTCTCTCGCCAACGCGAAGTGTCGTTTGCACTGAAAGCCTACGCCAGCATGGCAACCAGTGCCGACAAAGGCGCGGTACGAGACAAGTCAAAGCTTGAGGGCTAA
- the ilvM gene encoding acetolactate synthase 2 small subunit → MERYLLDIKADDKPVLLERVLRVIRHRGFVIKQVAATQNHESKVASVEIIVDSDRPISFLTNQIEKLWDIRSVEVMKIRNDELPNNNLQQHVSA, encoded by the coding sequence ATGGAACGTTATTTATTAGACATCAAAGCCGATGACAAACCCGTGCTGTTAGAGCGTGTTCTCCGTGTGATTCGCCACCGCGGCTTTGTCATCAAACAAGTTGCTGCAACGCAAAACCATGAGAGCAAGGTCGCCAGTGTCGAAATCATCGTAGACAGCGATCGCCCTATCTCATTTCTCACCAATCAAATTGAAAAATTGTGGGATATTCGTAGTGTTGAGGTAATGAAGATTCGTAACGACGAACTCCCTAACAACAATCTACAACAACACGTAAGTGCATAA
- the punR gene encoding DNA-binding transcriptional activator PunR, whose translation MFSKPSLEMLDTVARLGSFTAAAEVLHKVPSAISYGVRQVEQELGVLLFRRLPRKVELTPAGELFIAEARMLLRQMEEVKSQTRRAAQGWQSTLKLTLDNVVKLDKLKPLVEDFYREFDFAELQINMEVFNGSWEAIAQGRADIVIGATSAIPVGGDFEVRDMGRLDWAFVMSPAHPCVRQQVLTEAFVSQFPAICLDDTSSVLPKRHTGHYPQQRRLLLPNWYSAIECLKNGVGVGYMPRHIAMPLINDGVLVEKVLPDDKPLSQCCLVWRKDDNHKLIQWMVDYLGNSHQLHQDWLLS comes from the coding sequence GTGTTTTCAAAACCGTCGCTAGAAATGTTGGATACCGTCGCTCGTTTAGGCAGTTTTACTGCCGCCGCTGAGGTTTTGCACAAAGTGCCTTCGGCTATCAGCTATGGTGTGCGTCAAGTGGAACAAGAACTTGGCGTGTTGCTGTTTCGTCGTTTACCGAGAAAAGTAGAACTGACCCCAGCTGGTGAGCTGTTCATCGCAGAAGCACGCATGTTGTTGAGGCAGATGGAAGAAGTGAAATCGCAGACGCGGCGCGCGGCGCAAGGCTGGCAATCCACACTGAAGTTAACGTTGGATAACGTGGTCAAGCTCGATAAGCTCAAACCTTTGGTCGAGGATTTCTATCGCGAATTTGATTTTGCAGAACTGCAAATCAATATGGAAGTGTTCAATGGATCTTGGGAGGCGATTGCTCAAGGGCGTGCGGATATAGTCATCGGCGCCACCTCCGCCATTCCTGTTGGGGGGGATTTTGAAGTGCGCGATATGGGACGATTGGATTGGGCGTTTGTCATGTCACCAGCGCACCCTTGCGTGCGTCAGCAAGTGCTGACAGAAGCGTTTGTCAGTCAGTTTCCTGCGATCTGCTTGGATGATACCTCGAGTGTGTTGCCTAAGCGCCATACTGGGCATTACCCGCAGCAGCGTCGTTTGTTGTTACCCAATTGGTACAGTGCCATCGAGTGTTTAAAAAATGGCGTTGGCGTAGGTTATATGCCGCGTCATATTGCCATGCCACTGATCAACGATGGTGTGCTGGTGGAAAAGGTGCTACCGGACGACAAACCGCTGAGTCAATGTTGCTTGGTATGGCGAAAAGATGACAATCACAAGTTGATTCAGTGGATGGTGGACTACTTAGGAAACTCACATCAACTGCATCAAGATTGGTTGCTGAGCTAA
- the punC gene encoding purine nucleoside transporter PunC, whose product MNISKLQLVYLAALSMLGFVATDMYLPAFKAMEIDFMTGPEQIALSLTVFLVGMAVGQLLWGLASDKFGHRNTLAAGLALFTLASFGLAFSDQVWQLLSLRFVQAIGVCAPAVIWQAMVIKRYSSSSQQIFATIMPLVALSPALAPQLGVVLADSFGWHSIFVALTVLGLVLVAATMAQPSVANEPKQSSVTSDIKHLLSSKTYLGNVLMFATASAAFFAYLTGMPEIMAQLGYDAKDIGMSFVPQTIAFMVGGYLGKVGVRKFGDEKVLRQLIGLFSVAALLIFIASQWQLTSIWPILAPFCLIAVANGALYPIVVNRALASAKQSPATAAGLQNSLQITVSSLSSALVAALASQAQAVTGMAIILCMGGLWIGYIVSNKELSQHFTTPDNARVVSDEEI is encoded by the coding sequence ATGAACATTTCAAAATTACAGCTTGTGTATCTTGCAGCCCTCTCGATGCTCGGCTTTGTCGCAACAGACATGTATCTCCCTGCTTTTAAAGCGATGGAAATCGACTTTATGACCGGACCAGAACAGATCGCGCTCTCTTTAACCGTTTTCTTGGTCGGCATGGCAGTCGGTCAACTGCTTTGGGGCCTTGCCTCTGATAAGTTTGGCCACCGTAATACCTTGGCAGCGGGCCTTGCTCTGTTTACGCTGGCCTCATTCGGTTTGGCGTTCAGTGATCAAGTTTGGCAACTGCTCAGCTTGCGTTTTGTGCAAGCGATCGGGGTGTGCGCGCCGGCCGTGATCTGGCAAGCCATGGTCATCAAACGTTACTCCAGCAGTAGCCAACAAATTTTTGCTACCATTATGCCGCTGGTGGCGCTTTCTCCTGCGCTCGCCCCTCAGTTGGGTGTTGTATTAGCAGATAGCTTTGGTTGGCACAGTATTTTTGTCGCGTTAACGGTACTGGGATTGGTTTTAGTTGCAGCAACAATGGCACAGCCTAGTGTCGCCAATGAGCCAAAGCAAAGCAGTGTAACATCGGATATCAAACATCTGCTCAGCTCAAAAACCTACTTGGGCAACGTGCTGATGTTCGCCACTGCGTCTGCCGCTTTCTTTGCTTACCTGACCGGTATGCCTGAAATCATGGCGCAGCTTGGCTACGATGCCAAAGACATCGGCATGAGCTTTGTGCCGCAAACCATCGCGTTTATGGTCGGCGGATACTTAGGTAAAGTTGGCGTACGTAAATTTGGTGATGAAAAAGTCCTTCGTCAACTGATTGGTCTGTTTAGCGTCGCCGCACTGCTGATTTTCATCGCATCACAATGGCAGTTAACCTCGATTTGGCCAATCTTAGCGCCATTCTGTCTGATTGCTGTAGCGAATGGTGCCCTTTACCCTATCGTGGTTAACCGCGCACTTGCCAGTGCTAAGCAAAGCCCAGCCACGGCCGCAGGTTTGCAAAACAGCTTACAGATCACCGTCAGCAGCTTATCAAGCGCACTGGTCGCCGCTCTTGCTAGCCAAGCGCAAGCAGTCACCGGTATGGCGATTATTCTCTGCATGGGTGGACTTTGGATCGGCTATATTGTGTCGAACAAAGAACTTTCTCAGCACTTCACGACACCAGACAATGCACGTGTGGTGAGTGATGAAGAGATCTAA
- the ilvE gene encoding branched-chain-amino-acid transaminase, with protein sequence MATKTADYIWFNGKMVPWAEANVHVLTHAMHYGTSVFEGVRCYNTPKGPIVFRHQEHAQRLKDSAKIYRFPIPFSVEEIMEATRETLRQNKLDNAYIRPLAFVGNVGLGVCPPTDTEMDLIIAAFPWGSYLGEEALENGVDAMVSSWNRAAPNTIPTAAKAGGNYLSSLLVGGEARRHGYAEGIALSVDGYLSEGAGENIFVIKNGVITTPPATAAILPGITRDSIMTLAREMGYEVREANIAREALYLADEVFMTGTAAEVVPVRSVDQIQVGAGKRGPITKAVQEAYFGLFNGTTEDKWGWLDYVYPEKK encoded by the coding sequence ATGGCAACGAAAACAGCAGATTATATCTGGTTTAATGGCAAGATGGTTCCCTGGGCAGAAGCGAATGTACACGTTCTGACTCACGCCATGCACTACGGCACCTCCGTGTTTGAAGGGGTTCGCTGTTACAACACGCCAAAAGGCCCGATTGTCTTCCGTCACCAAGAACATGCACAGCGCCTGAAAGATTCAGCCAAGATTTATCGCTTCCCAATCCCCTTTTCGGTGGAAGAGATCATGGAAGCGACTCGCGAAACTCTGCGTCAAAACAAGCTGGATAATGCCTATATTCGTCCACTGGCGTTTGTTGGCAACGTTGGCTTGGGCGTTTGTCCTCCGACCGACACAGAAATGGATCTGATCATTGCCGCCTTCCCTTGGGGCTCTTACTTAGGGGAAGAAGCGTTGGAAAATGGCGTTGATGCCATGGTCTCAAGCTGGAACCGCGCCGCGCCAAACACGATCCCAACCGCAGCGAAAGCGGGTGGCAACTACCTTTCTTCTCTCCTGGTTGGTGGTGAAGCACGTCGACATGGTTATGCCGAAGGGATTGCATTGAGTGTTGATGGTTACCTTTCAGAAGGCGCCGGTGAAAACATTTTCGTGATCAAAAATGGCGTCATCACAACACCACCTGCAACGGCCGCGATTCTACCGGGCATCACTCGTGACTCAATCATGACACTGGCGCGTGAGATGGGTTATGAAGTGCGTGAAGCCAATATTGCACGTGAAGCCCTCTACTTGGCAGACGAAGTCTTTATGACGGGCACAGCTGCAGAAGTGGTTCCAGTGCGTAGTGTCGATCAAATTCAAGTGGGCGCAGGTAAACGCGGCCCAATCACCAAAGCCGTTCAAGAAGCGTACTTTGGCTTATTCAATGGCACCACCGAAGATAAGTGGGGCTGGTTAGATTACGTGTACCCAGAGAAGAAGTAG
- the ilvA gene encoding threonine ammonia-lyase, biosynthetic, which yields MSLTQQTGADYLRQILRAPVYEVATVTPLQEMPRLSARIGNNVQIKREDRQPVHSFKLRGAYNMVANLSQAQKDAGVIAASAGNHAQGMALSGTRLGIETTIVMPRTTPDIKVDAVRGFGGKVVLHGSNFDEAKAEAERLSQEKGYTFVPPFDHPLVIAGQGTIGMEMLQQNGHLDHIFVPVGGGGLAAGVAVLVKQLMPEIKVIAVEPEDSACLKAALDAGEPVVLDQVSMFADGVAVKRIGDETFRLCQHYIDDHVTVSSDEICAAVKDIFEDTRAIAEPSGALALAGLKKYAEKHKLKGRNLGTVLSGANTNFHGLRYVSERCELGEKREGLLAVTIPERKGAFFEFCHLIGGRAVTEFNYRYNDDSLANIFVGVRLQNGQEELDGIIRDLREGGYPVVDLSEDEMAKLHVRYMIGGKPSKPLKERLYSFEFPEYPGALLKFLSTLGTHWNISLFNYRNHGADYGRVLCGFELDESDLARFSAHLRELGYQCKDVTDNPSYRFFLS from the coding sequence ATGTCATTAACCCAACAAACTGGCGCAGACTATCTGCGCCAGATATTGCGCGCTCCAGTGTATGAAGTGGCGACCGTCACCCCTTTGCAAGAGATGCCGCGTTTATCGGCACGTATTGGTAACAATGTGCAGATCAAACGTGAAGACCGCCAGCCGGTGCATTCGTTTAAGTTACGTGGTGCTTACAATATGGTGGCCAATCTGTCGCAAGCGCAGAAGGACGCGGGGGTGATTGCTGCCTCTGCGGGCAACCATGCGCAAGGCATGGCTCTGTCAGGAACGCGCCTTGGCATTGAAACCACCATCGTGATGCCTCGCACGACGCCAGATATCAAAGTCGACGCAGTGCGCGGCTTTGGCGGCAAAGTCGTCTTGCACGGCAGCAACTTCGATGAAGCCAAAGCCGAGGCCGAACGCCTTTCTCAAGAGAAAGGCTACACCTTTGTTCCTCCTTTCGATCACCCTTTAGTGATTGCTGGACAAGGCACCATCGGCATGGAAATGCTGCAGCAAAACGGCCATCTCGACCACATTTTCGTCCCTGTCGGGGGCGGTGGTTTAGCCGCTGGTGTGGCGGTGTTGGTGAAACAACTGATGCCAGAGATCAAAGTCATTGCGGTGGAGCCCGAAGATTCTGCCTGCCTTAAGGCGGCATTGGATGCAGGTGAGCCGGTTGTGCTGGATCAAGTCAGTATGTTTGCTGATGGTGTGGCAGTAAAACGCATTGGCGATGAAACTTTCCGTCTATGCCAGCACTACATTGACGATCACGTCACCGTCTCCAGTGATGAAATCTGCGCGGCGGTTAAAGATATTTTCGAAGACACCCGTGCGATTGCCGAGCCTTCCGGGGCACTGGCGCTGGCGGGGCTGAAAAAGTATGCCGAGAAGCACAAGCTCAAAGGGCGCAACTTGGGTACCGTACTTTCGGGTGCTAATACCAACTTCCATGGTTTGCGTTATGTTTCTGAGCGCTGTGAGCTGGGTGAAAAACGTGAAGGCTTGCTTGCGGTGACCATTCCAGAGCGCAAAGGGGCATTTTTTGAGTTCTGCCATTTGATTGGTGGACGTGCGGTAACGGAGTTCAACTACCGTTACAACGACGACTCTCTGGCCAATATTTTTGTCGGCGTTCGCCTGCAAAATGGTCAAGAAGAGTTGGATGGTATCATTCGTGACTTACGTGAAGGCGGCTACCCTGTGGTCGACCTTTCTGAGGATGAAATGGCCAAGCTGCACGTACGCTACATGATTGGCGGAAAACCGTCCAAACCACTTAAAGAGCGCTTATACAGCTTTGAGTTTCCAGAATACCCAGGCGCGCTACTTAAGTTCCTTAGCACACTGGGCACACACTGGAACATTAGCCTGTTTAACTACCGCAACCATGGGGCTGATTATGGCCGCGTACTGTGTGGCTTTGAGCTTGATGAGAGTGATTTAGCTCGCTTTTCGGCGCATTTGCGCGAACTTGGCTACCAATGCAAAGATGTTACGGATAACCCATCCTACCGTTTCTTTCTTTCCTAA
- a CDS encoding YifB family Mg chelatase-like AAA ATPase produces MGLAIIHSRASVGVEAPSVSVEVHISNGLPGFTLVGLPETTVKESKDRVRSAIVNSNFQFPAKRITVNLAPADLPKEGGRFDLPIALGILAASEQISVQFLQQHEFVGELALSGELRAVKGVLPAALAAKGVSRSLVVPHANGDQAALVGKNMHKSACSLIEVCAHLCGQQALSLHQTKQALQPSSHGRDLQDIIGQQQGKRALEIAAAGNHNLLFLGPPGTGKTMLASRLRDLLPEMSEEEAMETAAVASLTQSDINEHNWKQRPFRAPHHSSSMAALVGGGTIPRPGEISLAHNGLLFLDEMPEFERKVLDSMREPLESGEIIISRAQGKTRFPARFQLVGALNPSPTGYYEGNQARANPQAILRYLGRLSGPLLDRFDMSLEIPALPKGTLAEGGDRGEPTAVVKERVAQARERMQLRNGKVNALLGSREIEAFCPLSKQDAEFLETALHRLGLSIRAYHRIIKVARTIADLEGAPQITRAHLAEALGYRAMDRLLKQLTLQAV; encoded by the coding sequence ATGGGGTTGGCGATTATTCATAGCCGTGCCAGTGTGGGCGTCGAAGCGCCTTCCGTGAGCGTGGAAGTGCACATCAGTAACGGCTTACCGGGATTTACCTTGGTTGGGTTGCCGGAAACCACCGTAAAGGAATCAAAAGATCGCGTACGCAGTGCGATCGTCAACAGCAACTTTCAATTTCCTGCTAAGCGGATCACCGTTAACTTGGCGCCCGCCGATCTGCCCAAAGAAGGGGGGCGCTTTGATTTGCCGATCGCACTCGGTATTTTAGCTGCTTCTGAGCAGATCTCCGTTCAATTTCTCCAGCAACATGAATTTGTCGGTGAGTTAGCCTTAAGTGGTGAGCTACGAGCGGTGAAAGGGGTGTTGCCAGCTGCTCTTGCCGCCAAAGGGGTCTCCCGCAGTTTGGTGGTACCTCATGCGAATGGGGATCAAGCCGCCCTGGTGGGCAAGAACATGCATAAGTCGGCGTGCTCGCTGATTGAAGTTTGTGCCCATTTATGTGGCCAGCAAGCCCTGTCATTACATCAAACCAAGCAAGCATTGCAGCCCTCATCACATGGTCGAGATTTACAAGACATCATTGGTCAACAACAAGGAAAGCGAGCGCTAGAAATTGCAGCGGCAGGCAATCACAATTTGTTGTTTTTAGGGCCTCCTGGGACCGGAAAAACCATGCTGGCGTCACGTTTGCGAGATTTGTTGCCTGAAATGAGTGAGGAAGAGGCGATGGAAACGGCAGCGGTGGCTTCTTTAACACAAAGCGATATCAACGAGCACAATTGGAAGCAGCGGCCATTTCGCGCGCCGCATCACTCAAGTTCTATGGCGGCGCTGGTGGGCGGTGGAACCATTCCGCGTCCCGGAGAAATCTCACTTGCCCACAACGGCTTACTGTTTTTGGATGAGATGCCGGAATTTGAGCGCAAAGTGCTCGATTCAATGCGTGAACCGCTAGAGTCTGGGGAAATCATCATTTCACGAGCACAAGGTAAAACTCGTTTTCCTGCTCGCTTTCAGTTGGTCGGTGCGTTGAATCCGAGCCCAACGGGCTATTACGAAGGGAACCAAGCTCGCGCCAATCCTCAGGCGATTTTGCGTTATTTAGGCCGTTTATCGGGCCCACTGTTGGATCGTTTTGATATGTCACTCGAGATCCCTGCATTACCCAAAGGTACATTGGCAGAAGGGGGTGACCGAGGTGAACCAACGGCGGTGGTGAAGGAGCGAGTGGCGCAGGCGAGAGAGCGTATGCAGCTTCGTAATGGCAAGGTTAATGCTCTGTTAGGCAGCCGAGAAATCGAAGCGTTTTGCCCATTGAGTAAGCAAGATGCCGAGTTTCTTGAAACGGCGTTGCACCGTTTAGGATTATCGATTCGCGCTTATCACCGCATCATTAAAGTGGCGCGAACCATTGCCGATTTAGAAGGCGCACCTCAGATAACACGTGCACACTTAGCCGAAGCACTCGGTTATCGGGCGATGGATCGCTTGCTCAAACAGTTAACTCTGCAAGCGGTTTAA